One Streptomyces sp. 840.1 genomic window, CCGCGAAGTACGCGGCCTCCTCCTGCGCCCCGATCGCGAACAGCGAACGCCCCAGGCCGGTCGCGTGCAGCACGATCGCGGTGACCGCGGCCAGCACGATGAACAGCAGCACGGGGTAGGTGAGGAAGGTACCGGGCACCGTGGTGGTGTCGACGGCCCAGTCGGCGTACGTCTGCGGGAAGTCGGTCACCGCGTCGCTGCCGAGCGCCACCGAGGCCAGGCCCCGGTAGAGGGCGAGCGTACCGATGGTGACGGCCAGCGACGGGAGCCCGACCCTGGTGACCAGCCAGCCGTTGAGGAGCCCTCCGGCGACGCCCACCAGCAGCACCACCGGCACGATCGTCTCGAACGCCCACCCCGCGTCCCACAGCGCACCGGTCAGCGCACTGCCCAGGCCCAGCATCGAGGCCACCGACAGGTCGACCTGCCCGGCGACCACCAGCAGCGTCATCGGCAGTGCGATGAGGGCGACTTCCACGATGTCGTTGAACGCGAACGCGAGGTTCTCGCCGGAGCCGAAGCCGTCCGTGGTGGCGAGCCCGACGACGACGACCGCCACCAGGAGCGCCCCGACCGCACTGTCCCAGCGCAGCGCCAGGCCGCGCAGCGAACCCTTCGTCCTGGCCGGGCCCTTCGGAGCGGCCGGCACCGCCTTCTCGGTCTCAGGCGCCGTTGCCATGCCGGGCGCTCCTCTTCCTCAGTGCGGTGGTCATCCGCAGGTTCACTATTCGGTCGATGCTGATGGCCAGGAGGAGCAGCGCGCCGGTGATGGCGCCCTGCCAGAACGAGTCGACCTTCAGGACCACCAGCACGCTGCCGATGGTGGTGAGCAGCAGGGCGCCCAGCGCGGCGCCCCAGACCGTTCCGGTGCCGCCGGTGATGGCGACGCCGCCGACGACGACGGCGCTCACGACGGTCAGCTCCCAGCCGTGCGCGTTGTCCGCGACGACCGTGCCGAACCGGGCGAGCCACAGGGTGCCCGCGAAACCGGCGACGGCCCCCGAGAAGGCGTACGCGGCCAGGATCCGGCGCCGGATCGGCACCCCGGCGAGTACGGCGGCCTCCGGGCTCGACCCGATCGCGTACAGCTCGCGCCCCGAGCGGTAGCTGCGCAGGAAGTACGCGGTCGCCGCCAGCAGCACCACGGTGATCAGCGGCAGGTACGGCACGCCCAGCAGGCTCCCGCTGCCGAGGCCGAGGATCTGGTCGGGGACCTCGGCTGCGCCGATCTGGTCGCCCTGCGCCCACCAGTAGTCGACGCCCTGGATGATGTAGAGCATGCCGAGCGTGACGACGAGGGCCGGCACCTTGCCGAAGCTGACGAGCGCGCCGGAGACCAGCCCGCACACCACCCCGATGGCGATGCCCAGCAGCATGACGGTGAGCACGCCGTGGCCGGTCCCGGCGACGAACTTGCCGCAGGCGAAGGCCGAGAGCCCGACGACGGAGCCGACCGACAGGTCGATGTTGCGGGTGATCACGACGGCCGACTGGCCGACCGCGAGCAGCACCAGGATGGAGGAGTTGAGCAGCAGGTCCTTGATGCCCTGGTCGGACAGGAAGCGCGGATTGGCCAGGTAGGTGCCGAGGATCAGCAGGATCAGCGCCCCGGCGATGGAGATCTCGCGGGCCCGGAAGACGGTGTCCACGAGCGAGGCCGCGCTGCGGGCCGGCGCCTTCGGACCGCTGTCCGGCGGGCTTGCGACGGTGGTGGTCATGCCGCTGTCCTTTCACCGAGTCCGGTCGCCGCCGCCATGACCGTCTCCTCGGTGGCGTCCTCGCGTGGGAGTTCGGCGGCGAGCCGGCCCTCGTGCATGACGAGCACCCGGTCGGCCATGCCGATCACTTCGGGCAGGTCGGAGGAGATCATCAGCACGGCGAGCCCTTCGGCGGCCAGTGCGGAGAGCAGCCGGTGGACCTCGGCCTTGGTGCCGACGTCGATGCCCCGGGTCGGCTCGTCGACGATGAGCACGGAGGGTTCGGTCGCCAGCCACTTGGCCAGCACGACCTTCTGCTGGTTGCCGCCGGAGAGCACCCCGACGGTGTCGGCCAGCCGGTTGTACTTGAGCTGCAGGCGCAGCGCCCAGTCGGCGGCCCGGTCGTGCTCCAGGGCCCGGCTGACCAGCCCGCCGCGGCGCACCCTGCCGAGCCCGGTGAGGCCGATGTTGCGCTCGATCGACATCTCCATGACGAGGCCGCGCTGGCGGCGGTCCTCGGGTACGAGGGCGAGCCCGGCGGCCATCGCCGCGGTGGGCGAACCGGCGCGCAGCGCGGTGCCGTTCACCCGTACCTCGCCCGCGTCGGCGCGGTCGACGCCGAAGACGGCCTGTGCCACCTCGGTGCGGCCGGCCCCGACGAGCCCGGCCAGCGCGACGATCTCGCCCCGGCGTACCTCGAACGACACGTCGTGGAAGACGCCTTCCCGCGTCAGGCGCCGTACGGAGAGCGCGACTTCCCCGACGGCGGCGTCCTGCTTCGGGTAGAGGTCGTCGAGATCGCGGCCGACCATGCGCCGCACGAGACCGTCCTGGGTGAGCCCCTCCAGTGGCTCCGAGGAGATCCACCGGCCGTCGCGCAGGGTGGTGACGCGCTGGCACAGCTCGAATATCTCGTCCAGCCGGTGCGAGATGAACAGCACGGCCGCACCCTCGGCGCGCAGCGCCCGTACGACCGAGAACAGCCGGGCCGTCTCGCTGCCGGTGAGCGCGGCGGTCGGCTCGTCCATGATCAGGACGCGGGCCTCGAAGGAGAGCGCCTTGGCGATCTCCACGATCTGCTGGTCGGCGATGGACAGTCCGCGGGCCGGCCGGTCGGGGGCCAGATCGACACCGAGCCGGCGCATCAGAGCCCCGGTCGTTTCGTGCACGGCCCTGCGGTCGATCCGGCCGAGGGAACGCCGGGGCTGACGCCCCATGAAGATGTTCTCCGCGATCGACAGATCGGGGAAGAGCGTCGGCTCCTGGTAGATGACGGCGATTCCGGCGTCGCGGGCGGCGGCGGGGCCGTTGAAGACGACGGGCTTGCCGTCGAGCAGCACGACACCGTTGTCAGGGCGGTGCACCCCGGCGAGTGCCTTGATGAGGGTGGACTTTCCCGCGCCGTTCTCCCCGGCGAGTGCGTGCGCCTCACCGGGGAAGAGTTCGAGGGACACGTCCTGCAGGGCCCGTACGGCACCGAAGGATTTGCTCACACCCTTCAGCGCCAGCACCGGGGCCGGCTCCGGGGCCGAGTCCGGGCCCTTGGCGGACTTGTTCATGAGGGGCTCCTGAGCGGTGGACCGAGCCGGCGGAAGGCCGTAGGGGCCCACACGTCGTGAAAGGTTTCAATCGGGCTCCTCGGAAGCTAGACGGGGTGCGTGCGCGTAGTCAATGGGTGCGCCGTGGGAATCTGCTCAGGTTGGGGGGAGGCGTGAAGGGGAAATGGCCGCCGCCGGCTCGCGGGGGCGCGGATCCTCGACGGGGCCTTGATGAGACGGAAGTTCGCCGCTGTGGTGAATCGATTCACATACGTGGTTGGTGCTCGCGCGGGACATACGCGGGTTCCGGTGCGGCCGCGAGTGCGGCGTCCCCCTGTCACCGCACCCGTCGGCCGGGTGCCAACGGGCCGGCCGATGTGGGTGGGTGCGCCGGTGTCAGCGGGCGAGCCGGCCGAGGAGGGAACCGGCGGCCGTGATGCCGACGGCGGCGGCGAAGGCCAGCACCCCGAAGTCCAGGCCGAGATGGGAGGGAGTGCCGATGAGCAGCCCGCGCAGTGCGTCGACCTGGTAGCTCAGGGGGTTCACCTTGCTGATCGCCTGGAGCCAGCCGGGCATCAGGGCGACGGGGTAGAGCGCGTTGGAGGCGAAGAAGAGCGGCATCGTGATGGCCTGGCCGATGCCCATCAGCCGGTCCCGGGTGAGCACGATCCCGGCGATCGACATCGACAGGCAGGAGAAGAACGCCGAACCGAGCACCACGACCACGGCCACACCGAGCAGATGCAGCGGGTTCCAGCTCATGCCGACGCCGAGCAGCGCGGCGATCACGATGACGACGACGGCCTGGATCACGGCCTTCACGCCGGCGGCGAACGCCTTGCCGGTCACGAGGGCCGAGCGCGGGGTCGGGGTGACCATGAGTTTGGTGAGGACGCCGGAGTCGCGCTCCCAGATGATCATGATGCCGTAGAAGATCGCGATGAACATGGCCGACTGGGCGATGATCCCGGGCGCCAGGAAGTCGAGATAGGGGACGCCGCCGGTGGGGATGGCGTGGATGCGGGAGAACGTCGTACCGAAGATCAGCAGCCAGAGCGCGGGCTGGACGGCGCGGGTGTAGATCTCGGTCCGGTCGTGCATCAGCTTCTGCAGTTCGACGGCGCACATCGCGCCGACCCGGGCCGGTACGACCCGCCAGCCGGTGCGCGGCGGTGGCGGGGTGAGCAGCAGGGCGAAGCGCGGATCGGGCTCAGCCGCGCCGGGTTGCGGTGCGACGGGTGCGGCGGACATCGTTGAACGCTCCCTTCTCCGCCTCGGACCCGGGGTCGTCCAGGCCGCTTCCGGAGTGGTGCCGGAAGACGTCCTCCAGGGACGGCGGCGGGGCGGCGGGTTCGCCGGATTCCCGGCGGTGGGCGACCAGTTCGCCCTTCAGCTCGGCGGGGGTGCCGAGTGCGCGGAGCC contains:
- a CDS encoding ABC transporter permease, producing MTTTVASPPDSGPKAPARSAASLVDTVFRAREISIAGALILLILGTYLANPRFLSDQGIKDLLLNSSILVLLAVGQSAVVITRNIDLSVGSVVGLSAFACGKFVAGTGHGVLTVMLLGIAIGVVCGLVSGALVSFGKVPALVVTLGMLYIIQGVDYWWAQGDQIGAAEVPDQILGLGSGSLLGVPYLPLITVVLLAATAYFLRSYRSGRELYAIGSSPEAAVLAGVPIRRRILAAYAFSGAVAGFAGTLWLARFGTVVADNAHGWELTVVSAVVVGGVAITGGTGTVWGAALGALLLTTIGSVLVVLKVDSFWQGAITGALLLLAISIDRIVNLRMTTALRKRSARHGNGA
- a CDS encoding ABC transporter permease codes for the protein MSAAPVAPQPGAAEPDPRFALLLTPPPPRTGWRVVPARVGAMCAVELQKLMHDRTEIYTRAVQPALWLLIFGTTFSRIHAIPTGGVPYLDFLAPGIIAQSAMFIAIFYGIMIIWERDSGVLTKLMVTPTPRSALVTGKAFAAGVKAVIQAVVVIVIAALLGVGMSWNPLHLLGVAVVVVLGSAFFSCLSMSIAGIVLTRDRLMGIGQAITMPLFFASNALYPVALMPGWLQAISKVNPLSYQVDALRGLLIGTPSHLGLDFGVLAFAAAVGITAAGSLLGRLAR
- a CDS encoding ABC transporter permease: MATAPETEKAVPAAPKGPARTKGSLRGLALRWDSAVGALLVAVVVVGLATTDGFGSGENLAFAFNDIVEVALIALPMTLLVVAGQVDLSVASMLGLGSALTGALWDAGWAFETIVPVVLLVGVAGGLLNGWLVTRVGLPSLAVTIGTLALYRGLASVALGSDAVTDFPQTYADWAVDTTTVPGTFLTYPVLLFIVLAAVTAIVLHATGLGRSLFAIGAQEEAAYFAGIRVKRIKLLLFVVTGLFSAFAGIVFTLRYGSARADNGLGFEMLVIASVLLGGIDFDGGKGTLFGAVAGVLLIGVLKNLLTLNDIANEVQVIVTGLLLVASVLTPRVIATVVERRHRRAAGTRP
- a CDS encoding sugar ABC transporter ATP-binding protein, producing the protein MNKSAKGPDSAPEPAPVLALKGVSKSFGAVRALQDVSLELFPGEAHALAGENGAGKSTLIKALAGVHRPDNGVVLLDGKPVVFNGPAAARDAGIAVIYQEPTLFPDLSIAENIFMGRQPRRSLGRIDRRAVHETTGALMRRLGVDLAPDRPARGLSIADQQIVEIAKALSFEARVLIMDEPTAALTGSETARLFSVVRALRAEGAAVLFISHRLDEIFELCQRVTTLRDGRWISSEPLEGLTQDGLVRRMVGRDLDDLYPKQDAAVGEVALSVRRLTREGVFHDVSFEVRRGEIVALAGLVGAGRTEVAQAVFGVDRADAGEVRVNGTALRAGSPTAAMAAGLALVPEDRRQRGLVMEMSIERNIGLTGLGRVRRGGLVSRALEHDRAADWALRLQLKYNRLADTVGVLSGGNQQKVVLAKWLATEPSVLIVDEPTRGIDVGTKAEVHRLLSALAAEGLAVLMISSDLPEVIGMADRVLVMHEGRLAAELPREDATEETVMAAATGLGERTAA